The proteins below come from a single Mauremys reevesii isolate NIE-2019 linkage group 6, ASM1616193v1, whole genome shotgun sequence genomic window:
- the CCDC68 gene encoding coiled-coil domain-containing protein 68 isoform X2: MTTTVRLTEHVTRDDQGMEGNYVLYGSSCAQITEETEYIIKIRSTLAKIQNQQPFRVPRNELEAEKDTLNSSYNLTMEKLKETDQQLLLVNRENEILKIKLDATREAGAQSLRHASKSLYENYCSRSEELKKKHEDDKQLMQARKLEQEQKLKQNLENVNCVTERLEEKYSRIADMEKRVQRMEEEKKTLIEKKQSFEEKLLSNSEDTKSCLDLQVEIFTVQEQISHLQHVIQTQHQSLRSAIQEIEELNNGLENQDKKIKAMKEEINMLEAQNKELKYKVEFWSGQPKIKVSKGVSTISSRTDGVSPYSMLARLRKQNG; the protein is encoded by the exons ATGACTACCACAGTGAGGCTCACAGAACATGTAACAAGAGATGACCAAGGGATGGAAGGAAACTATGTCCTTTATGGATCTTCTTGTGCCCAAATCACTGAAGAAACAGAATACATCATAAAG ATCAGATCCACACTAGCAAAGATTCAAAATCAG CAGCCTTTCCGAGTGCCCAGAAATGAGCTGGAGGCTGAGAAGGACACGCTTAACTCCAGCTACAATCTAACCATGGAAAAGCTGAAAGAGACTGACCAGCAGCTCTTGCTTGTGAACAGGGAGAATGAAATACTGAAGATCAAG CTGGATGCGACAAGAGAAGCAGGTGCACAGTCTCTAAGACATGCCTCGAAAAGCCTATATGAGAATTACTGCAGTCGGTCTGAAGAACTTAAGAAAAAGCATGAAGATGATAAACAGCTGATGCAG GCCCGCAAACTTGAGCAAGaacaaaaattgaaacaaaatctaGAAAATGTCAATTGTGTAACTGAAAGACTCGAAGAAAAGTACAGCCGGATTGCAGACATGGAGAAACGAGTGCAACGAATGGAAGAG gaaaagaaaacattaatAGAAAAAAAGCAGTCATTTGAAGAGAAGCTTCTATCAAACTCTGAAGATACTAAGAG CTGTCTTGATCTTCAAGTGGAGATTTTCACTGTACAAGAACAGATTTCTCACTTGCAGCATGTGATCCAGACCCAGCATCAAAGCCTACGCAGTGCGATACAAGAG ATTGAAGAACTGAACAACGGACTAGAAAACCAAGATAAAAAAATTAAGGCTATGAAAGAAGAGATAAATATGCTTGAAGCTCAG AATAAAGAacttaaatacaaggtggaattcTGGTCTGGTCAACCCAAGATTAAAGTTTCAAAAGGTGTCTCAACAAT TTCATCCAGGACTGATGGGGTGTCCCCCTACTCAATGCTAGCTAGGCTACGGAAGCAAAATGGCTAG
- the CCDC68 gene encoding coiled-coil domain-containing protein 68 isoform X1 encodes MTTTVRLTEHVTRDDQGMEGNYVLYGSSCAQITEETEYIIKIRSTLAKIQNQQPFRVPRNELEAEKDTLNSSYNLTMEKLKETDQQLLLVNRENEILKIKLDATREAGAQSLRHASKSLYENYCSRSEELKKKHEDDKQLMQARKLEQEQKLKQNLENVNCVTERLEEKYSRIADMEKRVQRMEEEKKTLIEKKQSFEEKLLSNSEDTKSCLDLQVEIFTVQEQISHLQHVIQTQHQSLRSAIQEIEELNNGLENQDKKIKAMKEEINMLEAQTNQSEETNASCKMLSRPSRRMRHHSRIPKSKYFGGIGFFDGRIYKYLKN; translated from the exons ATGACTACCACAGTGAGGCTCACAGAACATGTAACAAGAGATGACCAAGGGATGGAAGGAAACTATGTCCTTTATGGATCTTCTTGTGCCCAAATCACTGAAGAAACAGAATACATCATAAAG ATCAGATCCACACTAGCAAAGATTCAAAATCAG CAGCCTTTCCGAGTGCCCAGAAATGAGCTGGAGGCTGAGAAGGACACGCTTAACTCCAGCTACAATCTAACCATGGAAAAGCTGAAAGAGACTGACCAGCAGCTCTTGCTTGTGAACAGGGAGAATGAAATACTGAAGATCAAG CTGGATGCGACAAGAGAAGCAGGTGCACAGTCTCTAAGACATGCCTCGAAAAGCCTATATGAGAATTACTGCAGTCGGTCTGAAGAACTTAAGAAAAAGCATGAAGATGATAAACAGCTGATGCAG GCCCGCAAACTTGAGCAAGaacaaaaattgaaacaaaatctaGAAAATGTCAATTGTGTAACTGAAAGACTCGAAGAAAAGTACAGCCGGATTGCAGACATGGAGAAACGAGTGCAACGAATGGAAGAG gaaaagaaaacattaatAGAAAAAAAGCAGTCATTTGAAGAGAAGCTTCTATCAAACTCTGAAGATACTAAGAG CTGTCTTGATCTTCAAGTGGAGATTTTCACTGTACAAGAACAGATTTCTCACTTGCAGCATGTGATCCAGACCCAGCATCAAAGCCTACGCAGTGCGATACAAGAG ATTGAAGAACTGAACAACGGACTAGAAAACCAAGATAAAAAAATTAAGGCTATGAAAGAAGAGATAAATATGCTTGAAGCTCAG ACAAACCAGAGCGAGGAGACTAATGCATCATGCAAGATGTTGTCCAGGCCATCGAGGAGAATGAGGCACCACAGCAGAAtacccaaatcaaaatattttgggggCATTGGTTTTTTTGATGGAagaatatataaatatttaaaaaattag
- the CCDC68 gene encoding coiled-coil domain-containing protein 68 isoform X3 has translation MTTTVRLTEHVTRDDQGMEGNYVLYGSSCAQITEETEYIIKIRSTLAKIQNQQPFRVPRNELEAEKDTLNSSYNLTMEKLKETDQQLLLVNRENEILKIKLDATREAGAQSLRHASKSLYENYCSRSEELKKKHEDDKQLMQARKLEQEQKLKQNLENVNCVTERLEEKYSRIADMEKRVQRMEEEKKTLIEKKQSFEEKLLSNSEDTKSCLDLQVEIFTVQEQISHLQHVIQTQHQSLRSAIQEIEELNNGLENQDKKIKAMKEEINMLEAQHPLPARHFPNMC, from the exons ATGACTACCACAGTGAGGCTCACAGAACATGTAACAAGAGATGACCAAGGGATGGAAGGAAACTATGTCCTTTATGGATCTTCTTGTGCCCAAATCACTGAAGAAACAGAATACATCATAAAG ATCAGATCCACACTAGCAAAGATTCAAAATCAG CAGCCTTTCCGAGTGCCCAGAAATGAGCTGGAGGCTGAGAAGGACACGCTTAACTCCAGCTACAATCTAACCATGGAAAAGCTGAAAGAGACTGACCAGCAGCTCTTGCTTGTGAACAGGGAGAATGAAATACTGAAGATCAAG CTGGATGCGACAAGAGAAGCAGGTGCACAGTCTCTAAGACATGCCTCGAAAAGCCTATATGAGAATTACTGCAGTCGGTCTGAAGAACTTAAGAAAAAGCATGAAGATGATAAACAGCTGATGCAG GCCCGCAAACTTGAGCAAGaacaaaaattgaaacaaaatctaGAAAATGTCAATTGTGTAACTGAAAGACTCGAAGAAAAGTACAGCCGGATTGCAGACATGGAGAAACGAGTGCAACGAATGGAAGAG gaaaagaaaacattaatAGAAAAAAAGCAGTCATTTGAAGAGAAGCTTCTATCAAACTCTGAAGATACTAAGAG CTGTCTTGATCTTCAAGTGGAGATTTTCACTGTACAAGAACAGATTTCTCACTTGCAGCATGTGATCCAGACCCAGCATCAAAGCCTACGCAGTGCGATACAAGAG ATTGAAGAACTGAACAACGGACTAGAAAACCAAGATAAAAAAATTAAGGCTATGAAAGAAGAGATAAATATGCTTGAAGCTCAG CACCCACTACCCGCCAGGCACTTTCCAAATATGTGCTAA